A stretch of Episyrphus balteatus chromosome 2, idEpiBalt1.1, whole genome shotgun sequence DNA encodes these proteins:
- the LOC129912145 gene encoding uncharacterized protein LOC129912145 codes for MSQNLSFSTRKDRISKLSAIFYRQPELLYKNAYINFLREFRIRHLDLEIPELYHEGAVAWSKLSDKEKKTFRYLDVIKDVKLRRAMKEKLEKLEKKRRRAKSLIARRTIQKNKRKLYPFRTIINRHSQRRSRIDKKKTKTRQKPSKEAERIRQIFESLRNIGKKPTIGRRRQRRSQRRRVRRQRVRRGRQIKRRK; via the exons atgagtcaaaatttaagtttttcaacAAGAAAAGATAGAATATCCAAACTATCGGCAATTTTCTATCGTCAACCTGAATTATTGTATAAAAATGCTTACATCAATTTTTTACGAGAATTTCGTATCAGACATTTGGATTTAGAAATTCCCGAACTTTATCATGAAGGTGCAGTTGCATGGTCAAAACTATCCGATAAGGAAAAGAAGACTTTTCGATATTTGGAT GTAATTAAGGATGTAAAACTTCGACGAgctatgaaagaaaaattagagaaattagaaaaaaagcgtAGAAGAGCAAAATCATTAATTGCTCGTCGaacgatacaaaaaaataaaagaaaactctATCCTTTTCGAACTATTATTAACCGACATAGTCAAAGAAGAAGTCGAAttgacaaaaagaaaacaaaaactcgtCAAAAACCTTCAAAGGAAGCTGAAAGAATTCgacaaatttttgaaagtttgagAAATATAGGCAAAAAGCCAACAATTGGAAGACGACGTCAGAGAAGAAGTCAACGAAGACGGGTGCGGCGACAACGTGTTCGAAGGGGGAGACAAATCAAACGTCGaaaataa